TGCGCCAAGTTTCATAGCCATTTTAACCTTCTCAAAATCAGTGTAATTGCTTAAAACAATGATTTTTATATCCAAAGCGTTTTTATTGCAATACTCAATAAGTTCAAGTCCATTTATGGGTTCCATCATAAGGTCTGTAAGAATAATCTGGGGTGAATACTGAGATATTTTTTCGATGGCGTCCTGACCATTGATAGCATCGCACACCACGGAATAGCCCCATTTTTCCCAATCAAGCATGGATTTAACACCAATACGGACAATATACTCATCGTCTACTATCATGACCCGCTTCATTTATATTTCTCTCCTTTCACATTCAGGATAAATCACCGGGAGATGATAGTCCACCCGTGCACCGCCTTCATTGTTATTGGATATGTCTATCCCATACCCGCTTCCATAAGATACCTTTATTCTTTCGTTGATAATGCCAAGCCCGATACCGGAACCCTCTATTTCACTGACTTTACCTTCTCTTTTGCTGTTAAATGTATAAATAGCGTCTTCAGAGAAGCCCTTCCCATTGTCTGAAATAGAAATTTCAAGGGTGCCATTTTTAATAAGTGCTGAAATAGTAATAACTCCCCCGGTGGAATTAGGAGAAAATGCATGCTTAAAGATATTTTCAACGGAAGGTTGAAGAATAAATTTAATAATCTGGCATTGTTCCAAATAGTGGGGCATATCTACTACTAACGAGTAGCTATTACCAAAACGCATGTTTTGTATATAACAATAACTTTTTATGACCTCAAGCTCTTTTACGAGGTCAACTGTTTCGTCATCCTGCGTCAAGCTGTATTTGAGAATCTCAGCCAGTGAATCTATGCTCTCTCTTATATTATCAGCTTTTCTTATGATAGCCATCCATCTAATGCTGTTCAAGGTATTGAAGAGAAAATGAGGGCTCATTTTAGACCTTAAGGATTCATATTTATATTTTTCTTTCGTCACCTGCTCCTGACGCAGTTTTGCGAAAAGGTCATTAATATGCACCGACATATTATAGTATACTGAATATATTTCACCTATCTCGTCTTTTCTTTCTTTTTTCAATGCAATCGGTGCTTCTCCAACCCTGTAGTTTTTCATTTGGTTGGAAAGAACCCTTATCGGTCTTGCTATTCGGTTTGCAATCATAAATGCAATCAATAATATAACAGCAATAAAAAGGATACACATAGTAGTAATTTTAACAGTTAACTTGTGAATTTGGCTCTCCAGCTTTTGATAATCGGTAAGATAAAAAATCTTAAGCTGCTTATGTGAGTACTTGCTAAAAAGCTTGACAGTATAAAAGCTCAGCAGATGCTTCCCTCCATTTACGGTTAGCACAGTACTTCCATTTTGTTCATGTCTATGTTCCATAGCAATTTTATTAAATTCATCTTCGGAAAGACTATCATTGTTGTGAAACAAAACCTGACCTTCTTGCGTAGATGCGAAAATAGAATCCTTCTCCGAGTATTTATAACTATCAAGGATATCAGATATCTTCTGCTGGTCAATGCTTATAAGAACTGTCCCAAGCATATTATCGAAATGATTGTTATCCATAATTGAACGGGCAAGAGAAATCTGATTTGTTTCCCCTAAATTACTTTTTTCATAACCTTTAGATGACATACTCCAAATAATGTACCCTTTAGCTATTATACTTTCCTGTACCCAGTCCTGTTCTAAAAGGTATGAGTAGTTGTTGTTATTCAAACTCCAATTGGCATAAGCCTTATGCTCTTTGTCAAAAAAAGTGATTTTCATATAATCTATGCTATCATCGTAAAGGTTTAACATTGAAATCTGATTCAACATATTATTAAAGGCCACGGTACGATCATAATAAGTGTATGAGTCATTACTGAAAACCTCGGCGATTTTAGAATCATTATAAAAGACATTTGAAATACTTATCATTTTATTGAAAATCTGGTTCATTTCATTCTCACTTTTGGACAGATTCTGTATAATTTTAGCACTTATTTCTTTACGTAAGATGGATTCCATTTCAACCTTTACATACTGGAGCATAAGTGTAAATGGAATTAATATTAAAAATACAATTATAATAAAAATCCGGGATGATAGCCGACCCATTATAATCTTCAAATCTGCACCTTCTCTGTCTTAATATTTTTTTTATACATAGATGGAGATAGTCCGGTATGCCTCTTAAAAACAGATGAGAAGTAATTGGGATCGGAAAAACCGCATCTACCTGATATCTCTAAAAAGCTGCACGATGTCTCTGCGATAAGCTGCTTAGCCTTGTCTATACGAACTTGATTTATAAATTGATTGATATTCTGATTCATACTCTTTTTAAAAATATGGCTGATATAGGATTCGCTACACTGGCAGAATGCCGCAATTTCTGCGATACGAATATCATTTGTATAGTTCAGACGTATAAATTCAATGGTATTAGATAGAATATAAGCCCTGTTTGTGTCAGTGCTGTAAACGGTATGCGGGCTTACTGTTCCTGCGTTTATAAGGGCTTTGTAATACATTCGAAAAAAATCTACCAATATACCGCATCTCATCAAAATCTTATTGACATCCAATGTACCGTCTTTCACGGACTTAGCATAAAGGCGCAGTGCCTTTTCTTTGTCTATCCCGTACTTTTTCTCCGCTTTTGCAATACGGTGAACTGCTCGTTTATCATCAAGCTCAAAGCCATAGATACCTATGGCTGCAATGACCTTACCGTTATATTTAACCGGAA
This region of Clostridium sp. BNL1100 genomic DNA includes:
- a CDS encoding histidine kinase, whose amino-acid sequence is MKIIMGRLSSRIFIIIVFLILIPFTLMLQYVKVEMESILRKEISAKIIQNLSKSENEMNQIFNKMISISNVFYNDSKIAEVFSNDSYTYYDRTVAFNNMLNQISMLNLYDDSIDYMKITFFDKEHKAYANWSLNNNNYSYLLEQDWVQESIIAKGYIIWSMSSKGYEKSNLGETNQISLARSIMDNNHFDNMLGTVLISIDQQKISDILDSYKYSEKDSIFASTQEGQVLFHNNDSLSEDEFNKIAMEHRHEQNGSTVLTVNGGKHLLSFYTVKLFSKYSHKQLKIFYLTDYQKLESQIHKLTVKITTMCILFIAVILLIAFMIANRIARPIRVLSNQMKNYRVGEAPIALKKERKDEIGEIYSVYYNMSVHINDLFAKLRQEQVTKEKYKYESLRSKMSPHFLFNTLNSIRWMAIIRKADNIRESIDSLAEILKYSLTQDDETVDLVKELEVIKSYCYIQNMRFGNSYSLVVDMPHYLEQCQIIKFILQPSVENIFKHAFSPNSTGGVITISALIKNGTLEISISDNGKGFSEDAIYTFNSKREGKVSEIEGSGIGLGIINERIKVSYGSGYGIDISNNNEGGARVDYHLPVIYPECERREI
- a CDS encoding helix-turn-helix domain-containing protein produces the protein MNRYFNVLEYIKNLTIELSCQIAIKDFVGFIEKDPDVAQLLNPYYIHKSSFCMFIKLNREMWKRCQDTSKLLHKKCETSEGYFVGTCYCGCSEMVIPVKYNGKVIAAIGIYGFELDDKRAVHRIAKAEKKYGIDKEKALRLYAKSVKDGTLDVNKILMRCGILVDFFRMYYKALINAGTVSPHTVYSTDTNRAYILSNTIEFIRLNYTNDIRIAEIAAFCQCSESYISHIFKKSMNQNINQFINQVRIDKAKQLIAETSCSFLEISGRCGFSDPNYFSSVFKRHTGLSPSMYKKNIKTEKVQI